CGGTATTAATTGTGTTAATGCGGTGGGTCTGTGTTGAAATTTGCAGCAAGGGATACCTTAATGTATTTTTGCGCATATGAGTAATATATACAAACGAGGTGAAAGAAAAATGCCAGGATTTGACAGAACAGGACCTCAGGGAAGAGGGCCGATGACAGGAAGAGGAATGGGACAGTGCCGGTCTGAAAATATTTCAGGTGCGACCGCTCAGGCTGACACAGAAGGAGAAACAGCTAATATTGGTGTTATCAGAACTCCTGGCAATGTTCCTCCGGCAGGAAACATTGTATATGGTGCTGGCCGTGGTGGTGTTCCACGTGGTTGCGGAATGGGATTTTGCGGCGGACGTGGAGGAAGAGG
The sequence above is a segment of the Methanoplanus limicola DSM 2279 genome. Coding sequences within it:
- a CDS encoding DUF5320 domain-containing protein; the encoded protein is MPGFDRTGPQGRGPMTGRGMGQCRSENISGATAQADTEGETANIGVIRTPGNVPPAGNIVYGAGRGGVPRGCGMGFCGGRGGRGRGRGRF